One genomic window of Cryptococcus neoformans var. neoformans JEC21 chromosome 13 sequence includes the following:
- a CDS encoding galactose metabolism-related protein, putative, translated as MTQTSSSSVSVPGEPLKNVLVTGGLGYIGSHVVLSLLMSGRYLPIVIDNAHNAYPQALERCNQIAQSEVGPHAPKPLYHQCDIRNAEEINKVFKQYQSKGGIWAVIHLAALKAVGESSEIPLDYYEVNVGGSISLLKIMQQSQTNNLVFSSSATVYGTPAVIPIPETSEIIPESVYGRTKAITEEVIRDVCRAGAATADNQGLKAISVRYFNPAGAHPSGKLGEEPKGRPGNLLPILAQIAVGRLSSDLKVFGNDYPTRDGTCLRDYLHIMDLAEGHLLALDALAKSEIKTQSSGIFQSIDTKKEGYFRAFNLGRGKGITVLEMINEMKIATGYEYQFEIVERRSGDVPDLTADPRLAQEELGFIARRGLQEMCQDLWRFQSSNVNGYSS; from the exons ATGACCcaaacatcatcatcaagtGTATCTGTCCCTGGAGAGCCTCTAAAA AATGTCCTTGTCACCGGTGGACTCGGATACATAGGATCTCACGTtgtcctctcccttctgATGTCTGGTCGCTACCTGCCTATTGTCATTGACAACGCGCACAACGCATACCCTCAAGCTCTCGAGCGCTGCAATCAAATAGCCCAAAGCGAAGTAGG CCCACATGCTCCCAAACCCCTTTACCACCAATGCGATATTCGTAACGCGGAAGAGATCAACAAGGTGTTCAAGCAATATCAGTCAAAAGGCGGAATATGGGCGGTAATCCACCTAGCCGCACTCAAAGCAGTGGGAGAGTCGAGTGAGATTCCGTTAGATTATTACGAGGTCAACGTTGGGGGTTCAATCTCGCTACTGAAG ATTATGCAACAATCCCAAACCAACAACCTCGTCTTCTCGTCATCCGCTACCGTCTACGGCACCCCTGCAGTGATTCCAATCCCCGAGACCTCCGAGATCATACCTGAATCCGTGTACGGGCGTACCAAGGCGATCACAGAGGAAGTGATCCGGGACGTCTGCCGGGCTGGCGCAGCCACGGCTGACAATCAAGGTCTCAAAGCGATAAGCGTGAGGTATTTCAA CCCAGCTGGGGCTCATCCGTCCGGCAAGCTAGGAGAAGAGCCCAAGGGCCGCCCAGGCAACCTCCTCCCAATTCTAGCTCAGATCGCTGTGGGGAGATTGTCATCTGATCTCAAGGTTTTCGGGAACGACTACCCAACCAG AGACGGCACATGCCTTCGGGATTATCTTCACATCATGGACCTTGCTGAGGGCCATCTCCTCGCGCTTGACGCTCTCGCCAAGTCGGAAATCAAAACTCAAAGCTCAGGTATCTTCCAATCGATTGAtacaaaaaaggaagggtATTTCCGCGCATTTAACCTCGGAAGGGGTAAGGGCATCACCGTTCTTGAGATGATCAACGAGATGAAAATTGCAACAGGATACGAGTACCAGTTCGAAATCGTGGAACGAAG ATCCGGTGATGTTCCGGACTTGACAGCCGACCCTCGACTAGCGCAAGAAGAGCTTGGATTCATCGCGCGCAGAGGTCTGCAGGAGATGTGTCAAGATCTTTGGCGATTCCAGTCGAGCAACGTTAACGGATATTCGTCTTGA
- a CDS encoding galactokinase, putative: MLKMGSEELRPIPAFHNLSEIYNTEETLERERQRWSALVQSFVEEFGGQPNYIIRAPGRVNVLGEHIDYSLFPVLPAAIEQDIIVGIRPTATFPNKISVDLANAVKSYPNAELQLARDQELWSLKVPLPSKAKGWERYVVAVLLECLERFAEQLQDGAAGMEVMVSGTVPEGAGLSSSAAFVVGIIVAFLVANGLQEGVSRVQVVDIAMAAEHRLGLKSGGMDQAASILSVPNSLLHLSFYPSLKPAILPLPSSLTLVITNSMAPHSLADSAPDRYNLRVVENLCATRILLHTFGADAGVLSTTQRGSTGRLWLREALEHWAEDAHMDEETVYRNLLARIVGVLGKEGRDKNGWTKNQMIEESGMTAEDFEATFLAFIPIRATRFYLLQRVQHTLEESLRVCSFKRLCEASVATSDNRVSETGLVKELGALITASHVSMRDLYEATVPEVDDLQALCLQCGSLGSRQTGGGWGGAVISLLPSNRASDFLREVRKMYSLYRGLSVDELDKAAFITVPGSGAGFYPLMEGCKIV, from the exons ATGCTCAAAATGGGTTCGGAGGAGCTACGACCTATTCCTGCTTTCCACAATCTCAGCGAGATTTATAACACAGAGGAGACTCTTGAGCGGGAGAG GCAAAGGTGGAGCGCCCTAGTTCAAAGTTTTGTAGAAGAGTTTGGCGGGCAACCGAACTATATTATTCGAGCACCGGGCAGAGTGAATGTGTTAGGAGAGCATATAGATTACTCTCTCTTT CCTGTACTGCCCGCGGCAATCGAACAGGATATTATCGTTGGGATTCGCCCGACTGCAACGTTTCCAAACAAGATCTCCGTTGACCTCGCCAATGCCGTCAAGTCGTATCCAAACGCTGAGCTCCAGCTTGCTCGTGATCAAGAATTGTGGTCATTAAAGGTACCGCTTCCAAGCAAGGCGAAAGGGTGGGAGCGATACGTTGTCGCTGTTTTATTAGAGTGTTTGGAGAGGTTTGCGGAGCAATTGCAAGACGGAGCTGCGGGCATGGAAGTCATGGTCTCTGGTACGGTGCCTGAAGGAGCTGGGCTGAGT AGCTCGGCGGCTTTTGTTGTCGGCATCATCGTGGCATTCCTTGTCGCCAATGGTTTACAGGAAGGAGTGAGCAGGGTGCAAGTTGTGGATATCGCCATGGCCGCAGAACACCGCTTGGGGCTCAAAAGCGGTGGTATGGAC CAAGCCGCTTCTATCCTTTCTGTCCCCAACAGCTTGctccatctttccttttaTCCGTCTCTCAAACCCGCAatacttcctcttccttcgtcACTCACATTAGTCATTACCAACTCGATGGCACCTCACTCTCTAGCCGATTCTGCTCCAGACCGCTACAATCTTCGAGTCGTTGAAAATCTTTGCGCTACCCGTATCCTGCTTCACACCTTTGGTGCGGATGCGGGTGTTCTCTCCACGACGCAGCGAGGATCTACCGGTCGACTTTGGCTCCGTGAGGCGCTTGAACATTGGGCAGAGGATGCTCACATGGATGAGGAAACTGTTTATCGGAATCTGCTCGCTCGTATTGTAGGAGTCCTTGGCAAAGAAGGTCGCGACAAGAATGGTTGGACCAAAAATCAGATGATTGAAGAAAGCGGTATGACAGCAGAAGACTTTGAGGCGACGTTCTTGGCGTTCATTCCTA TCCGTGCCACACGGTTCTACCTGTTGCAGCGGGTACAGCATACGCTCGAAGAGTCACTTCGGGTCTGCAGCTTCAAAAGGCTTTGCGAGGCGTCGGTGGCCACATCTGACAACAGAGTCAGCGAAACCGGTCTTGTCAAAGAATTAGGCGCGTTGATCACCGCTTCTCACGTATCAATGAGAGATCTTTACGAGGCCACCGTGCCAGAAGTGGACGACCTTCAAGCACTTTGCTTGCAATGCGGGTCGTTAGGATCGCGTCAGACAG GCGGTGGATGGGGAGGCGCCGTgatttctcttctcccgtCGAATCGGGCTAGTGATTTCCTCAGAGAAGTCAGGAAGATGTATAGCCTTTATAGGGGTCTTTCAGTAGATGAGTTAGACAAGGCTGCGTTTATAACCGTTCCAGGATCAGGCGCTGGCT TCTATCCATTGATGGAAGGCTGCAAGATAGTGTAG
- a CDS encoding galactose-1-phosphate uridylyltransferase, with amino-acid sequence MSSFTSGCTKISVTHFHNDHLSALNPLLRMTATHTHSNGSNDFTPVSINDHVHRRFNPLLGKHVLVSPHRSLRPWNGQKETPAIPVETPHDSKCYLCPGNKRTTGQHNPDYKGIYVFENDFPALLPDPLAVGTNKISDDPLFQSEPVRGRCKVICFHPRHDLTMAAMRISEINHVLDGWKDVYAEEGKIMQEESSDGCVQIFENRGAMMGCSAPHPHGQVWTTSFVPDEPATEIENFVRYASGRSGSHMLLDYALREVKARERVVTLHESGWVAVVPYWAAWPFEILLMPYKRHIPSILQLTAEEQTGLATILKDVLSRYDNLFSCPFPYSMGLHQSPLPPTDPTSNSAQVHFHFYPPLLRSATVRKFMVGFELLGEAQRDIVPEQAAVRLRESLPHKRATLSNDKPYNP; translated from the exons ATGTCGAGTTTCACATCTGGCTGTACTAAGATATCCGTGACCCACTTTCACAACGATCACTTATCAGCGCTCAATCCCCTCTTGAGAATGACGGCGACTCATACCCATAGCAATGGTTCCAACGATTTCACACCTGTGTCCATAAATGATCACGTTCATCGGCGCT TCAACCCTCTCCTTGGCAAGCATGTTCTAGTCTCCCCACATAGATCGCTGAGACCATGGAAC GGCCAGAAGGAAACCCCTGCTATCCCCGTTGAAACCCCTCACGACTCTAAATGCTACTTGTGTCCTGGTAATAAACGCACGACCGGGCAACACAATCCTGATTATAAGGGTATTTAT GTCTTCGAGAACGACTTTCCAGCGTTGCTTCCCGACCCTCTGGCTGTTGGGACCAACAAGATCTCCGATGATCCATTATTCCAGTCTGAACCAGTCAGAGGACGGTGCAAGGTGATTTGTTTCCATCCCCGGCATGACCTGACCATGGCAGCTATGAGGATTTCAGAGATCAATCATGTTTTGGACGGGTGGAAAGACGTTTAtgcggaggaagggaagatcATGCAAGAGGAGAGTTCAGACGGCTGTGTGCAAATCTTTGAG AACCGAGGCGCAATGATGGGTTGTTCCGCACCGCATCCTCATGGTCAAGTGTGGACCACTTCATT TGTTCCCGATGAACCCGCTACCGAAATCGAGAACTTTGTTCGCTATGCCTCAGGTCGTTCCGGGTCTCATATGCTGTTGGACTATGCTCTTCGCGAAGTAAAGGCTAGAGAGAGAGTCGTAACGTTGCACGAAAGCGGCTGGGTCGCAGTAGTGCCATACTGGGCTGCGTGGCCATTTGAAATCCTGC TCATGCCTTACAAACGCCATATCCCATCGATCTTACAACTGACAGCGGAGGAACAAACTGGATTAGCGACGATCTTGAAAGATGTACTGAGTCGCTATGACAATCTGTTCTC ATGTCCTTTCCCTTATTCCATGGGTTTGCACCAGTCTCCTCTGCCTCCGACAGACCCGACATCAAACTCCGCCCAAGTTCATTTCCATTTCTACCCACCTCTCCTCCGAAGCGCAACAGTGAGAAAGTTCATGGTCGGATTCGAGCTCTTAGGGGAGGCGCAG CGAGATATTGTACCGGAACAAGCGGCTGTTCGTCTGCGAGAGTCCCTTCCTCATAAACGTGCAACACTTTCAAACGACAAGCCATACAATCCCTAA